From a single Pseudobutyrivibrio xylanivorans genomic region:
- a CDS encoding YARHG domain-containing protein, producing MEDLRERLLDFVDWVVDRHYDLKDFLSEHPSVKRWLIEGVCCVAAGILVGVITFNVLNHEKKSLAVTEENAAAPVAEETTGEEDIAAGSAVEGTTDDYSDVVIEVVDPGDYVGDLANWSNEQIAAAISERASYLEGNKYWNAVQSYWESKGISGDARYCKYLADTANTVYSAEDFQGLAPEVIHIIKNEMYARHGYSFKNPDLYNYFMGQIWYSPSVMPADFSEKTFTETEVKNLDLLNSLDTM from the coding sequence ATGGAAGATTTAAGAGAAAGATTATTGGATTTTGTTGATTGGGTGGTTGATCGTCATTACGACCTTAAGGATTTTCTAAGTGAACATCCTAGCGTGAAGAGATGGCTTATTGAAGGCGTATGCTGCGTGGCTGCAGGTATTCTGGTTGGAGTTATCACCTTTAATGTTCTCAATCATGAAAAGAAGTCATTGGCTGTTACTGAGGAGAATGCGGCAGCTCCAGTTGCCGAGGAAACTACAGGTGAGGAAGACATTGCAGCAGGCTCAGCAGTGGAAGGTACTACGGATGATTACAGCGATGTTGTAATTGAAGTGGTTGATCCAGGAGACTATGTTGGAGATTTAGCCAACTGGTCAAACGAGCAGATTGCAGCAGCAATTTCAGAAAGAGCAAGCTATCTTGAAGGGAATAAATATTGGAATGCAGTTCAAAGCTACTGGGAGTCAAAGGGTATCTCGGGTGATGCACGTTACTGCAAGTATCTTGCTGATACAGCAAATACAGTTTATTCTGCAGAGGATTTTCAGGGGCTTGCGCCAGAGGTTATTCATATTATAAAGAATGAAATGTACGCAAGACATGGTTATTCATTCAAGAATCCTGATTTATATAATTACTTTATGGGACAGATTTGGTATAGCCCATCGGTTATGCCTGCAGACTTCTCAGAAAAGACTTTTACAGAAACTGAAGTAAAAAACTTGGATTTATTGAATTCTCTTGATACAATGTAA